In the genome of Candidatus Poribacteria bacterium, the window TTTCGACATTGTTTACAGCAGTTGGTAAATTTTCAAACCCATGTGTCACAGGATACGGCGGACGGTTCCTCGGAAACGGGTGTTTCCCCTCCAAACTGTTCAACAGCGACCCTTCCTCACCACAGACGTAAGCACCAGCACCGCGTCGAATATAGATATGGAAGTTAAAGTCTTCACCGAGGATAGCATCGCCAAGCAGTCCTGCTGCCGCTGCTTCTCCAAGTGCACGTTCAAGTATTTTGAGGGTTTCTGGGTATTCATACCGAAGATAGATAAAGCCTCGCGTCGCACCTGTCGCGTAAGCAGCAAGTACCATCCCTTCAATTACGACGTGCGGGTCATAATCAAGAATAACCCGATCCTTGAAACACCCAGGTTCCCCCTCATCTGCGTTACAGACGATTGTCTTCGGTTCACCAGGAGCGTTCAGAACTGACTCCCATTTCATACCCGTCGGAAATCCGGCACCGCCCCTACCCGCGAGTTGACTCTCTTTAAGTGTTTCAATCACATCTGTTGGAGCGAGCCTTGTTACCGCACGTGTTAACGCTTCATAGCCACCAGTGCGCTGGTAGCCTGCCAGTGTATTGCGTTCAGGTTCGCGAATTTCGGCGAAGACACATTCTTCACTGTCGCCCGGATATGGTGGCGGTAGCGGTGTGGGTTCCACAGAAAGGGCATCTGCTTGTTTTCCGACGAAAACTTCATGCCCTCTCAACACTGGCACACAATCGTCGCATCTCCCAGCACACGGCATTAGTATCGCGCCTTCGTCTTTGAGTGCCTCAAGGATTTCCAACCCGCCTTGCAACCGACAAACCGGACCTGTACACACGCGTGGCGCGCTTTGTCCTGGGGCTTCACGGGCAAAGTGGTGGTAGAATGTTACGGTGCCAAAGAGTTCGGCGAGCGGAATCCGAAGTCCGACTGCGATGTCGCGAAGGACCGCCTCTGAAATAAATCCGTCTCGATCATGGAAGGCGTGCAGTAATGACAGCAGTGGGGCGGGTTCATCACGCCACTGGGCAATCACTTCTCGGTTCGTCGGGGTTGACATCTAATTCTCCAGTCTGTAACACAAAGAATGGTATCCTTGTGCATCCTACCAATTCTCCAACTCCACGTCAACGCTTTTTTTAGAGTTACTCAGTTCCCTAAACATTAGGAGCGATCTCCAGTTTGTAGTAGGGCAATTCTGCGGCGTCCTCGCTCAAATGCGAAGTGCATTATTGCCCGTTACCTTCACTGACTAAAAACCAAACACGCCTATCATTCAGGAACATCCACTTTAAAGGGATCTATGAGAGCATTCAATGCTCCCCGCTGCCCGTGGTCACGGCTCTCAAGATCGTGGAGTGCCTCTGGAATCTTGTCTTTGTGTTCATCAAAAGGAAACCACCAAGATGAATCGGCGTGATGAAACTGTTTCGCATAGACCCAGCGCAAGAACACCGTCATCCGAGGGTACGCGCCGTGATTCCAGCGTCTTCCGGCGTGTCGCGTGTTCGGCAAAAACACGATGAAGTCGCCAGCATTGACTGGAATGTTGTGGACCGTCGGCGGTGGATCGTCCATCGTGATGTGTTCGGGATACTGGAATTCGGATTTATGGCTTCCCGGAATACAGGCAAACCCGTTGCCGGGTGGCACATCCACTAACGAAACGGAGAGATTAAAGAAACTCGCGAAGATCTCATCATTGGCAACTTGGTATTGGTGATGTGGACTCCTAAACCAACCCTTATGTCCACCGTGCAGCTCCAGGCCGTCTGCATCTGGATAGCAAATATTCGCAACAACATCGAAAACCCGCGGGTAGTTCCACGTCAGAGCAGTCGCCACACGTAGGATTTCTGGATTCAAAATGAGCCGTTGGAAGGCTTCATGCCCATAGTGCATGTTGTAGACCCACCACGGTTTTCCCTCTGGTGCGTTGATTCGCATCGGTGACTTGAAATCTGATGCATCCCATTCGTACCACTCGAACGTCTGTGCCTTCATCAGTTCAACGTCCGCTTTCGGTACGGCATCGCGCACCACAAAATAGCCGAGTAGATCAAGGTGCCACTTTTCTTCCTGTGTCAGCATAGTTCTTCGCCCTTCTCCATTTTTTTGAGGATCCGTTTAGCAAATCCCTTTTCGCTCCGTTGGACAGATTCCAGTTCGTATTGGTCTGTAGAGATACGATCCCGATGCGCTTCTATCGGGAGATTATAGTTCTCATTGAAGTAGAAACTGAATTGATACCGATTGAAGACGACCCGGCGTGGGTAATCAACTTTCCAAAATTTTGCACCGTGTATCAGTCTCGGCGAGAAGACAAGACAATCCCCTGCCTTGAGTTCAAAAGTGATTGCAGGTGCCCACTCGTTATCAATGTCAAGTGTCGTCGGCAGCTGAATTAGGGATTTATGCGTGCCGGGGATACACATGAAGCCGTTGTCTTTCGGTACATCAACGAGTGTTATGGCGGTGTTGACATAATTGCTATAAATCTGTCCGTTTCCGGCTTGGTAATCGTTATGTGGATTATGGAAGCCATCGGGGAATTCAAAACCGCTGGTATCGCGGTGGAGTCTCTCTTTTTCACCCTCAGAGATAGAGCATCGCTTCTGCAGAACAAGAGCGGAATTAAAGAGTCTCGGACGATTCCACATCAAGCCCATTACAACCCGCATCACCTTCTCATTGAGCGATAATCGCTCGAAAATCCGATCACCGTACTGAACATTGTTCAGTACACCGCTGTATTCGTCTTGGGTGACATTCACCGGTTCAGGTACTGTTTCGGGATCCGCAAACCACCTATTCGCGATCCCAAGCATTTGCTCGACCTCTGCTGGCGACACTACCTGTCGAAGCACCAGATAGCCAAACAGATCATAGTGCCATTTCTCTTCTTCTGTGAGTGTGGACGGAAGATCAATCGCACTGTCTTCGCCGCGAATTAGCATGGTCCCTCCTCAGGATTTCCGTTCATTTTTCCTCCTAAACCTCACTTGCTCATACTGTATCGTTAATTACATAATCCACTACAAACTGCCTGAGTGCTGCTTTTACCTCATCAGGCTTCTCCACCCAAAAGTAGTGGCCTGATTCAGGAATCGACACAAACGTTCCATAAAATAATTTGGAGGCTAATGTTTCTATAAAGTGCCCTGGACGCGGATCACAAGCACCATGAAGGAAAAGAACAGGCATAGGTAGATTGTAAACAGATTGCTGGAATTTTGAATCTGTGGTGTAACGCTTCCAATCTGCGCCGACCATTTCGTTTGCCGCATTGCTGATTGGATATTCATCAAAACTTGGAAGATTATCGACACAATTTGGGTCAAATACATCTGTTTTGCGACTCAAGGTGCGAAGCCGGTCTAATATCCGTTCCCCCTTAGCCCCTTTAGCGTCTTCCCTTTGTGTCCGCAGACGTTGATATTCTTCGCGCTCTGATTCAATGAGTGCATTTAACCGATTTTCGCGATACTCATCGTGCCATCGGTCATCAATACCCGTACCCGCGATATGAAGAACGGCTACTGTCCGAGCTGGAAACCTAACGGCGTAGGCTAACGCAAGTCCCGCTCCCCACGAATGTCCTCCAACAATCCAACGTTCAAAGTTGAAATGTTTTCTCAATCCTTCTAAATCATCGACAAATGTAGATACGTCGTAGGGACCTATCGGTTGTGAACGTCCACTTCCGCGTTGATCATACCGAACGACCTGACACAAGTCAGAAACCATGTCAGCCACGGACGAGAGATAATCGTAACCACCAGGACCACCATGACAAAGCACCATCGGTAGTCCTGTTCCTTGAACGGCTGTCCAGAGCCGAACGCCATTAATCTGAAGTATCTGTTCTTGGTACATTTCTTGCCAAATTCTAATACTTGATCGTAGCGAAACGGGTTTATATGTTTTAACACTACCCCACGTTTTGAATTCATAATTCTATCGGATGACAAATTGAACTCGGCGTAACTATACTACCTGACTGCATCCTTGTCAACCGAAATCTCTGACATCAAAATGGACTTTTAGCCGTAGTCTTACCACTTGACATGAAGACGGAATTCACGAATAATATAAGCATCAATTGGAACACTGCTGTCTCTCAACAATCGCGGTAAATCCGACCTGAGTGGTAACCTTAATTTAAAGGGGGCTGGCGATGAAAGTAGATCCACAACAACTCATTAATGACGGCTACATCGTGTTACGAAAGGTTGTTCCACCGGATCAGTTAGAGGAACTGAGGACGAATTTTGAAACTCTCGTTGAGAAACAAAAAGTAATCTGGGCAAGAGAACGGAAACCGGACGAAAAACCGGGGGGCGTTTGGACAACCAGTGGGCAACCGAGGGTGTTTTTCGATGAGGTCGTTGACACAGCGACTGCCAATACCGTCGAATTTTGCCTTCATGAGAATACGCTTGGTGTGAGTCTGCAACTCATGAGATCACCTCATGCAGCAATAACGCTGATGGCACTGATGTGTAACCCAGTACAAGATCACGGTCCCGCCAGTTGGCATCGTGATATTGATCCGACGGTACAGGCACCGCTCAAGGGCATGCAGATGGATTATGTTAAAAACGGACCGGGATATGTCCAGTGGAACATCCCGCTTTACGATGATAGCGTGTTCTGGCTCGTGCCGAGAAGTTATTGTCGTCCGAACACACCCGAAGAACATCAACATCTATTAACACGTTCGCAGGAACCGATACCGGGTGGGATCCCGATTGAACTCTCGGCAGGCGATGGAGTCGTCTATAGCCACATGGGCTTGCACTGGGGCAGCAACTATAGCACGAAATTGAGACGGACTGTTCACCTTGGCTATCGCGCCTTCGGTGGGGACTCGTATCCAATCGTTGACCAATTTTATTGGAATTTGGAATTCACACAACACCTTCCCACTGAGGCTCGCACTCGATTTGAACACTTCTTCCAACTCCATACGGAACAGTGTGATGTGATTGAAGCAACCTTTCACGCCATGTATAACAGGGATGCCGATAGTTTTCGAGAGGGGTTAGCGAAACTGCATCCGGGTGAAGAAGAACGCATGGTTGCTGTCGTATTTCTCTCGAAGTTAGCGGATAAAGTCCACACACTCAAAGATCCCGAAGTCAAGAAACTTTCGGTTGAGGGGCGCATCGGCGCAATCTCTGCCCATCGACTCAACTTCCATCTTTATGAAGATTTCGCAGAGCGTTTTTCTGCCGAAGCTGCCGAAAGTATCTGGCAACGGTTCTCGACGCTATACCAGAAGATTGAGGCAGAGATTGCACGGTCTGTTCCCGACAGAACATCCCGTGTAATGCGTTATCAACTGACGGACATGCCAGCGGATTTCGATGTAGAGGATTTCATTTCGAGTTGGTAGAAACACAGAACCGATTTCACTGCGGCCGCTTACGGTGCTTGACATCCAGTTCACGAAGGAGTGCCAAAGTGTCCTCAAACGATAGTTCACCCATTGAAGCCGTGTGTTCGAGGTAATCGCGAGTTTTGTTGTTGAGCACACTGTAAAAGGCGCGCACCTCAGGATCGGGATGGTCTCGCCAAAGTTCGGCAGGTATCAATGAATCCTCACTCAAGTACCGACGGTTCGGATGTCCATAATAGACTTGTACCGTCTTGCGTTCTTGCTGAGTCGGACGGGTCGTGGCGGTGTGTAAAACACCGATGTTGAATAGTACGGCTGTCCCGGCGGGTCCGTACAAATCAACAATTCCGCCACGATCCAACTGCGCGTCTGTTTCGAGAATCTCAGCGTCCACCGATTCCGGCGATAAGGAGAAACAATGCGTCGTTTCATCAACATCGGTCAGATACAGCATTAACTGGATGAACCCGATACGCAACGGGTGTTCAAGCCAGTGCTTGGGACCATCTCGATGCCAGCCGCGATTCAGTTCACCATCGTACGGTGCCATGTGCCGGATGCAGATTTCTGAAAAGCAAGGCGCATTACCCATCAGCGTGTGTAGGCAATCCATAACGATGGAATGCCGAATCACGTTGTCGAATTCAGGTGAAGTCAGAAGTGCGTCGCAATTCACAGTCTGGTAATGTCCAATGGGATACCAATGATCTTGAACCTCAGTGCGGTCTCGATCAAAGATATGAACAAAATCCGCAACCTCGGCAGCACTCAGAATCTTACCGAGTGAGATATAGCCATTTTCTTTAAAAAACGCATAATCTGCTGGCTTCATGTAATTCTCCTTGCCTCGATTCTCTGCGGTCTGTGAGTTCGTTATTTTGGGAATTTGTAACGTACCCGCGATTTCCATTAACTCGCTTGTAAGCGTCGAATTCGAGCTGGAGTGTCATCATTCTGAATTTCTGATGAGAGAATCCGAAGGCTACGGTCTTCAATAGGTAGTTCAACCTTTACACCACCACGGCGATGCGATTCCCGAAGTGCCATAGCCACCTCCAACGCAGCACGTCCATCTTCGCCTGAACACTTCGGAGACGTTCCATTCTCAATAGCACTAATGAGATCCTCAACGATTGTCAGTCCCATACCTTGCATTCGCACGGGGATTGGGAATGGGCATGTCGCAGGCACACCACGTCCACGCCGTCCACCGGGAATTACACGAATCAACTCGAACGTCTCGGCATTGTTGACAGAACGGATACGTCCCGTTGTGCCGATGACATCGACTTCCCACGGTGCCGCGCCACACGATGTGCTGCGGAGATACGCACGCACCCCGTTATCAAAAACGAGGTAGCCGTTTCCCTGTAGATCACTTTCACCCGCGGCGGCTTCATCGGATTCCATCTCACCAAAGACCCACTCCACATTCCCACCTGCCATATAGCGCAAAATATCAATGGCATGGCTCCCATTATGCGACAATCCACACTGCGCATAGACCGTCACCTGAAGCACATCGCCAATTTCGCCGTCATCAATGAGCCGCCGTGCTTCGCTGAAGAACGGATTCCAACGTCTGGCACAATTAATCGCCAGCGCGACTCCTTCTGCCCGACAGGTCTCCACCATCGCATCCGCTTCGGTGAGACTGAGTGCAATGGGTTTCTCCGCCCAGATCGCCTTGACACTGGAACGGGCTACATCCTGCACAATAGTCGATCGGATCCGTGCTGTCGTGCAGACGCTCACGATGTCAAGATTTTCTTTCTCCAGCATTTCACGGTAATCGCTGTAGATATGCTCAGAACTCAGTCCCCATCGCTCACCGAAGATCGCCGCTTGTTCGGTGTGCAGATCAGCTCCTGCAGATAGTTCCACATTCGGTGCAGCATGGTAAGTTGGACCGTGGCAATACGGCAAAAAGATTGATCCACCTTGTGTTATTTCGTCATCAAAAGTGCTACCCATACGTCCCAAACCGATTACGCCTGCTCGATACGTTGTCATACTTTTTCCTCCAGAGGAATTGTGTTAATAAACAAGACGAACCAAAGCATTTCCACGTTTACGAAACATCATCAGCTCTCAATACAGAGTCTGGTCCACGGATCCCATTTTGCGCTAATATCTGAAGGTATCTACCTCTTTTTATGGTTGATAGAGTTCTTCCAGTGGAAATCCAGTGGTAAGTACTCTGACTCTCCAAATCTTCAAGACTCCTCGCGGAACGTTTGCGCCACTGTTTTAACCACTGCAATTTCGCTGTGACTTCTCTTACTTTCCGTGTATTATCCGCCGGATGAACTTCAACATAATAAACCCTGTCCCTATAACCAAACACGTAATCCCAACGAGGAGCGTTCCGATAACGCTTTTCAAGACACTTGTCAATATAAACACTACCTTTTAGGTCGCGCGATGCGTTGACTTTTATTTTTCTTTTATCTTGCCGCTCTAATGCCTGTAACCCATCTTCCAGACATTCGGCAATTTCTGGAACGCTCTGAACAGCCTCAGTAAAATTCAAAGTTCACTCTCCGACACGGCTCTTGTAACAACATCAGCAGACTTCGTACTAAACAGTGTAAGACCTCCCCAATCTGAGACTGCTTCATCTGGATCTTCAGCATCTAAGGTTGAAATGTCTTTGACGTTCACAACACCCTCCTTACGAGAAAAATAATAGGTCTTAAATGTTTTTTTATTTAAGATCGTCTCCGTGAGGTTCTTGGAATAGGCATTTGCATTCAGATCCAACAACTGTCTTAACCGTGTTGGAGCAGCATTTGATTTAGCAATAAATCGAATTGCCCAGATCAGTTCTAAAATTTGGGACGAATGCGTAGAAATGATGACTTTGTAACCAAGTTTCATAAGTTCCAAAAAAACAAGAAGTAAAGATGAAATTGCTTGTGGATGTAACCCCATTTCAGGTTCTTCAATAACAATCCAGTTTATGTTGTCTTTCTTGCGTACTCTCCCAGAAGGCATTAACCAATACAGTCCCAATAGGAGAGGTGTGAATTCTCTTTGTCCGGTTGACCAAGTCATGAATGGTAACTGAGTGCCTGCAACGTCTAAGACAATGCGTTTACGTAATCCTGACCTATCCAATCTAATTTCAGCGTCTCCGAAGATGCTTTCCCTGATCGCGTCTCGAAGTGTCTTATTCATGCGCCCTACTTGCGGGAAGATCGGCCCCTTACCTGAACCCAGTCCTTTTTCCAATAATAGGCGTAACTCCTCGCTGAATGCCTTAACAACGTATGGATCACTTGTTGCATAGTCTGTAAACGCGCGGGGCCAGCCGTCCTTAAGCGTTACAACCCGGTGCGCCGGTATCAGGAATAGGTTTTCCTTTGTTTTTCTTCTTGATAATGCCTTTCGAGGTGTAAAATCTACCTTATCAATGCTGACTTTTGTCTCATCTGTGTTCCAGATCGTCTGCATCCCTTCACCGAAATAAAGGAACAGAAAATTATCAACTTTTTTCTGCCAATCAAAACCGTGTTTTTTCAGAGTGTGCGTAATAGTGCCCGCGTCTAAAATGAGCTTTAGAAGTTGTAATAAGATACTTTTTCCGCTTGCTTGTTCACCGACAAACACCGTCAGATCTCCAAAGGTGATGTCTGCTTCCGGAATTTGTCCGAGTGAAGTCAGTTTAAGATTTTTCATGTTTTCTCTACTCCGTTTTCCAATACGCTAACTGTAGGGGCGAGGTTACCTCGCTCCTACGTCTCATGCACATTTTATCACGATTCAGATTTTCTCATAGACAAAATCCAACCATCTATCTTGTGGCGGTATAATGTTAGGTTTCGGCGAAAGTGGTGTCCAGTAAGGCTTGAAAATGTGCCCCAGATCGCTCTTTAATTCCCACGCATCCGCTGTTTCCTCCTGTGTGGACATAAGAAAAAAATGTCTTTTCTTCTCCGCACTTAAGTTTTCATTCCGCACCCATCCGGTAATGTTAGTCCCAATATGTATAGGCTTGTGAAATTTGTCAAACTCATACTCAATGTACGAAACGCGTGTGAAATTCTCCCGTGTGGAAAGGTAATTAACGGTAAGTCCCTTGGGCAGCATTCGTTTGTACGGAATGGCAGTTAAGTCGGGTTCAATATAAACCTGCGTTGTTTCCGTTATTATTCTTTGGTTATCTTCTAATTCATTTTCAAAACAACCCAGATAGTTTTCAATTTCTACAAGCTGCAAGCCCGTCTCCTCATAAGTTTCTCTTTTCACAGCAGTCTCAATATCTTCACCCTTTTCAACAGTCCCCGCAGGGATTTGGGTGCCTGTCGTCGGATGTTTGAAAACAAGCAATTCTTTGACACCGTTTCGTTCACGTGTGATAAAAGCAGTAACCTTCTGGACAATTTCGCTCACTCGGTTCCTCCATCTCGCCTACTCAGGAGATCCGTATTAATAAAGCATAGATTTAGTACCTGTTTTGCTTCAACGGCTGTATCACAATTTCAAGGACCCTTAGAAACTGTGTGATCTTGATTCTCGGAATAGGAGTAACTGAATAGAGTCCTGTTGAACTGAATCCGAAGGATTTCTCTTTTCCGAAATATAGGCATCAATGCAACGGGCAATGTATTCCGCCTGTTTTACCGGGACTGCATTTCCAATCATTTGCTCTAAATCGGTTTTCGACCCATCAAAATGAAAACTCTTTGGAAACGTTTGGAGATAACTTCGTTCCAAAGTTGTGAGTGGACGCACTTCCTTTGAAACCGGCGCGGTGTCCTTTGGATGTGTCTTGTAAGTTTTCGGAATTGGACGGTTAACCCCTCTCACCGTTGGACTCGGCTCATCAACACTAAAGACAGCGCGGCGACTGTAGTTACGAGGATGCCGATAATAGTGTGCAATGTCAAGACTATCTCCGAAGTAGTCGCGTACTGTCATTGGTTCAGCGACCAGATTGTTATCCAAACAACTTGCAAGGAATCTGCTATCCACAGATGGCGATAATCCTAACTCGCCGATCAGAAAGAGGCGTTTTCGTTTTTGGGGAACGCCACACTGGTTGGCATCCAAAATCCGCTGAGTCAGCGAATATCCTGCTCCCCTGAGAATCTCACCTGCCTGCCTATATCGCTGACTTTTCACGGTTCTATCCACATTTTCCATCACAAACCATTGCGGTCTTGTATGAGCAACAATCTGCGCAAAACTTATAGTCAAATCCGCTCTTCCCAAATTCTCGTTCCGTTTACCGGCATGCGAAAAATCCTGACACGGTGGACCTCCAATAATCATGTCAAACTGATATGAGTCCAATATCATTAGACTTTCTTGCCAATCGCTGAGATCAAGTTTGTGTATGTCATGTGCAAAATTAGCGCGATAGACCCGAACGGCTGGTTCCCAATTATCGAAAGCGGCAACTGCTTCAAATCCAGCGTTTTGGAATCCGAGCGTCATACCACCACAGTCCGCGAAGAGATCGATGAATTTCATAGACATTTGTAGGTTCCTACCGTTGGGTCACCATAGGTGTCAATTTTAGAAAAAATAACCGTTGTAATCCCAGATCCGGTAGGCACTGTTTCCAACTGCGCCGGGTTTGAGCCAGAAACTTTGAACACTCCAGAAACCCTCTTTAGTCCTGTAGAGAAGGCATCTGTGTAGAAACGTGTCTCTGCAAAGAACTAAGCCCCATAGGGGCGGCATTTGTGGAACCTCTACGACAAAATGGCGCGAAAAATCCCTAAATTGACACTTATGGTTCCTACCGTTGAGTCACCTCAAAAGGTTCAATTCCTCGCCGTTTGCACTCTTCTTTGACACCGTCAGGGATTTGCGGTGCTGCAAGGATGCTGCGGACCTGTTCACATGGCAAACCATATTTGACAGCTGCAAGATGTTTATACTTCACGGCTTGCCAAACTTCTTGATCGCTACCAGATGAAATCGGTGGTTTCACTTCCACGGTTACAGGGTTTCCAGAACTATCCTCAAACAAGATATCTGCCTCATCACCTGAACCGAATCTATACTCAGTATCAATCAATTTTAATCCTTCACCAAACAGTGAAGGATTATCTGACAAATACTTCTTTAAAGTCCTATGTTTGTCCCCTTCTCCACCACCGCCACCACCATAGCCGGTACCCGTCCTTCTATTAGGTGTGCTGCTCCCACTTCCACCGGGCCAGCGCGCGCCACCTCTACTTGGACGTGGTCGATGCACCGGAGCTTCAGATTTATCCTCAGTTGAATCGCCATCCTCACTTCCAGTTTCTGGACCCTCATGAACCATTGGCGTTTCGGATTCAGAATTATTCGTTTCTGAATCATTTTTGCCACCAGCCTCACCCATAAGTCTCTCATCAACAGATTTCGACAAGTTCTCTTCATTTCCTTCAGAATCTGACTCTGATGGTGACAGACAGAGATCGGCCTGGAAACCTCGGCGTTTCCAACTCAATAGGGCAGTCTTAGACAGATTTACTGACGGTAATAGATCCTTGACAAACTCGCGGAGTTGGTCGATGCGAAAATCATCTTGTAAGGCATCGCCGATGAGATCTGGATATGCTTCTTCATCTTCCTCTAATCCTAACCAGAGTATTCCCTTTTCTTTCTCTAAAA includes:
- a CDS encoding NAD(P)H-dependent oxidoreductase subunit E — translated: MSTPTNREVIAQWRDEPAPLLSLLHAFHDRDGFISEAVLRDIAVGLRIPLAELFGTVTFYHHFAREAPGQSAPRVCTGPVCRLQGGLEILEALKDEGAILMPCAGRCDDCVPVLRGHEVFVGKQADALSVEPTPLPPPYPGDSEECVFAEIREPERNTLAGYQRTGGYEALTRAVTRLAPTDVIETLKESQLAGRGGAGFPTGMKWESVLNAPGEPKTIVCNADEGEPGCFKDRVILDYDPHVVIEGMVLAAYATGATRGFIYLRYEYPETLKILERALGEAAAAGLLGDAILGEDFNFHIYIRRGAGAYVCGEEGSLLNSLEGKHPFPRNRPPYPVTHGFENLPTAVNNVETLAAAVQIVRHGAAWYKSLSYDENLAGTKIISLSGDIQRPGNYEVPFGLPLKVLLYEWAGGAPEGREIQAITTAGLSGGFIARSDLDRTIDEPSFQAVGAMLGAAGIMVFDDTRDILDVARNAMEFFAEESCGKCFPCRIGTQRLTELLSAPLQPNSEALISRIGAVMKATSACGLGTAAPNITDSLLRYF
- a CDS encoding phytanoyl-CoA dioxygenase family protein — translated: MLTQEEKWHLDLLGYFVVRDAVPKADVELMKAQTFEWYEWDASDFKSPMRINAPEGKPWWVYNMHYGHEAFQRLILNPEILRVATALTWNYPRVFDVVANICYPDADGLELHGGHKGWFRSPHHQYQVANDEIFASFFNLSVSLVDVPPGNGFACIPGSHKSEFQYPEHITMDDPPPTVHNIPVNAGDFIVFLPNTRHAGRRWNHGAYPRMTVFLRWVYAKQFHHADSSWWFPFDEHKDKIPEALHDLESRDHGQRGALNALIDPFKVDVPE
- a CDS encoding phytanoyl-CoA dioxygenase family protein; the protein is MLIRGEDSAIDLPSTLTEEEKWHYDLFGYLVLRQVVSPAEVEQMLGIANRWFADPETVPEPVNVTQDEYSGVLNNVQYGDRIFERLSLNEKVMRVVMGLMWNRPRLFNSALVLQKRCSISEGEKERLHRDTSGFEFPDGFHNPHNDYQAGNGQIYSNYVNTAITLVDVPKDNGFMCIPGTHKSLIQLPTTLDIDNEWAPAITFELKAGDCLVFSPRLIHGAKFWKVDYPRRVVFNRYQFSFYFNENYNLPIEAHRDRISTDQYELESVQRSEKGFAKRILKKMEKGEELC
- a CDS encoding alpha/beta hydrolase — its product is MYQEQILQINGVRLWTAVQGTGLPMVLCHGGPGGYDYLSSVADMVSDLCQVVRYDQRGSGRSQPIGPYDVSTFVDDLEGLRKHFNFERWIVGGHSWGAGLALAYAVRFPARTVAVLHIAGTGIDDRWHDEYRENRLNALIESEREEYQRLRTQREDAKGAKGERILDRLRTLSRKTDVFDPNCVDNLPSFDEYPISNAANEMVGADWKRYTTDSKFQQSVYNLPMPVLFLHGACDPRPGHFIETLASKLFYGTFVSIPESGHYFWVEKPDEVKAALRQFVVDYVINDTV
- a CDS encoding phytanoyl-CoA dioxygenase family protein, whose product is MKPADYAFFKENGYISLGKILSAAEVADFVHIFDRDRTEVQDHWYPIGHYQTVNCDALLTSPEFDNVIRHSIVMDCLHTLMGNAPCFSEICIRHMAPYDGELNRGWHRDGPKHWLEHPLRIGFIQLMLYLTDVDETTHCFSLSPESVDAEILETDAQLDRGGIVDLYGPAGTAVLFNIGVLHTATTRPTQQERKTVQVYYGHPNRRYLSEDSLIPAELWRDHPDPEVRAFYSVLNNKTRDYLEHTASMGELSFEDTLALLRELDVKHRKRPQ
- a CDS encoding Gfo/Idh/MocA family oxidoreductase, which produces MTTYRAGVIGLGRMGSTFDDEITQGGSIFLPYCHGPTYHAAPNVELSAGADLHTEQAAIFGERWGLSSEHIYSDYREMLEKENLDIVSVCTTARIRSTIVQDVARSSVKAIWAEKPIALSLTEADAMVETCRAEGVALAINCARRWNPFFSEARRLIDDGEIGDVLQVTVYAQCGLSHNGSHAIDILRYMAGGNVEWVFGEMESDEAAAGESDLQGNGYLVFDNGVRAYLRSTSCGAAPWEVDVIGTTGRIRSVNNAETFELIRVIPGGRRGRGVPATCPFPIPVRMQGMGLTIVEDLISAIENGTSPKCSGEDGRAALEVAMALRESHRRGGVKVELPIEDRSLRILSSEIQNDDTPARIRRLQAS
- a CDS encoding AAA family ATPase, yielding MKNLKLTSLGQIPEADITFGDLTVFVGEQASGKSILLQLLKLILDAGTITHTLKKHGFDWQKKVDNFLFLYFGEGMQTIWNTDETKVSIDKVDFTPRKALSRRKTKENLFLIPAHRVVTLKDGWPRAFTDYATSDPYVVKAFSEELRLLLEKGLGSGKGPIFPQVGRMNKTLRDAIRESIFGDAEIRLDRSGLRKRIVLDVAGTQLPFMTWSTGQREFTPLLLGLYWLMPSGRVRKKDNINWIVIEEPEMGLHPQAISSLLLVFLELMKLGYKVIISTHSSQILELIWAIRFIAKSNAAPTRLRQLLDLNANAYSKNLTETILNKKTFKTYYFSRKEGVVNVKDISTLDAEDPDEAVSDWGGLTLFSTKSADVVTRAVSESEL
- a CDS encoding NUDIX domain-containing protein, which translates into the protein MSEIVQKVTAFITRERNGVKELLVFKHPTTGTQIPAGTVEKGEDIETAVKRETYEETGLQLVEIENYLGCFENELEDNQRIITETTQVYIEPDLTAIPYKRMLPKGLTVNYLSTRENFTRVSYIEYEFDKFHKPIHIGTNITGWVRNENLSAEKKRHFFLMSTQEETADAWELKSDLGHIFKPYWTPLSPKPNIIPPQDRWLDFVYEKI
- a CDS encoding DNA cytosine methyltransferase — its product is MKFIDLFADCGGMTLGFQNAGFEAVAAFDNWEPAVRVYRANFAHDIHKLDLSDWQESLMILDSYQFDMIIGGPPCQDFSHAGKRNENLGRADLTISFAQIVAHTRPQWFVMENVDRTVKSQRYRQAGEILRGAGYSLTQRILDANQCGVPQKRKRLFLIGELGLSPSVDSRFLASCLDNNLVAEPMTVRDYFGDSLDIAHYYRHPRNYSRRAVFSVDEPSPTVRGVNRPIPKTYKTHPKDTAPVSKEVRPLTTLERSYLQTFPKSFHFDGSKTDLEQMIGNAVPVKQAEYIARCIDAYISEKRNPSDSVQQDSIQLLLFRESRSHSF